TTCTTATGCCAGTTGGCGGCTATTACACAATAGGACCTGAAGAAGTAGATAAACTAATAGAAACTTTTAAACCCAAAATTGTAATACCAATGCACTACAAATTAAAAGGCGCAACACTAAACATTAAAACTGTTGATGAATTTTTAAAAGGTAAAGAATTTGAAAAACTTGAAGAATTAGATATTACAAGTAAGACACTAAAAGGAAATAGAATAGTAGTCCTTGAAGCAAATATAAAATAATGTGTGAAGGTAAAAGTATTTCGAAGTAAAACCCCTCTTAGTCATTTCTGAAGGCGTAAGCCCAACGGTGTTGTTCTGACGAAGCGTCTTTTGCCTTTGTGGAGTCATCATTACGAGGCGAATCTCCCCTGCAGTCATTCTGACGAGCGAACTTAGTGAGCTAGGAAGAATCTCATCCTTTAATTCGAGGGGGTGAAATAATCCCCCTCGATACTCCCCCAAAAGAATAAGATCCTTCACAAAGATGGCTCAGGGTGACACAACACGGTACATTCTGAGGAGGCGTCTTTTTGAAGACGAAGAATCTCATACCTTTTATGTTTTTTGTTATTCAGGAAAGAGTTTTGAAAGAGTATCCCTAAAAGATGAGATCCTTCACTTACGCTCAGGATGACAGAGAAAAAAACTCTCAGGATGAACTTTTACTGAACCGTTTGCAATTTTTGCCGCCTATTAAAATAATCAAACAACAACCCAAAAATAACAAAGCCAATAGCAAACCACTGATTAGGTGTTAAGCCAAGAAAATTATTTGGGATATATCTTATAAATTCAATTAAAAATAACATTGGGGAGAAAATTAAAGAAAAGTAAACAAAAAGTTTTCCCTCATGAAGGTTTTTGTTTTTCCTAAGAATTAATAAAAGAATCGCAAAGGTAATAAGACCACTTAAGGCATTCAATAATTGAGCAGGGTAAAGAGGTGTATTTAACAAATCACACTGAGATTTAGGATTTGTAAAAATAAGAGAAAAAGGAAAAAAATTAGGCCACCAATCTGGAACAGGTTTCCCATAGCAACATCCATTGAAAAAGCAGGCAAACTTCCCAATGCCATAACCTATTGATACTCCTAACGCTCCACTATCAAGGACTGTTTTAAAAGGGATCTTGTAAACTCGCGCAAAAATATAAAGACCTAACAAACCACCCAAAAGCATGCCTTCAAACGAAAGACCACCTTCCCAAAATGCCAAGATAGAAATAGGATTTTTTAAGTAAGTTGAAAGATACGGTGAAACAAATACCCAAAAGACCCTTGCTCCTAAGATACCAAAAATAAGTGTAAATATTACAACGTTAAGAAAAGCGTCTTCCTCAACACCTTTTTTAACAACATACTTTAAAGCAGTAAAAATACCTACAATAGAAGCAATTGCAACCAATACCCCATAAGTCCTTAACTGAAATTTTCCAATTTCTATAAGTACTGGAAACATTTTTTACCTCCTTTAATAAATATCATCAACGGCTTTTTTTTCTTTGGTAACATACGTTGCTTTAATTTCTTTAATAAAAGTTTCATCGTATTTTCTTACATTAATTGACATCGGAAACTCTGCTGCAAAGCCAATCACAAGAGCTTGTCCTTGCTCTAATGTAGAAAGCACCCTTGATAACCTTTTCTCATTGCCAACTCCCTGAAATACCGCATCTATATCTTTACTATCCTTAAGTTCCATAACAAAACGTGTGCCAATTTGTGAAAGCACTTCTGGGTCTATTTCACTAGGCCTTTGGTCAATAATAAATAGAGTCACATTAAATTTACGTAATTCACGTGCAATCTTTCCAAAGACATTGTTATATTGATACTGCTTAGATAAAAACTTGTGTGCCTCTTCCACTGCAATAGTAACACGCTTTTTACTACCTTCTTCTTTTACAAACTCGTTGTAGATCCTTCTTGTGAGGATATTTGAAACAAAATAGTATGTAAGCCTATCGTCCCTGTATTTCCCAGAAAACTGCACAACAACACTATTACCTTCCTTCAGATTTTTAATGATACTTTCAATTGAACTTGTTTCATCGGATTGATGAACAAAATCCAATCGGCGCAGTTTCTGAAGGTGTCTTGAGAGAGCATTAAGAGAAGAGAAATCAACACCCAGAGAAGAAGAAATATCTTTCTTTTCTTCTTCACTTTTTTTAGAGTAATCGTTGAGTAAGAAATTAAACCATTCATCTACCTTTTTTGAAGCAACAATTTCAAGAGTCTCGGCAGATTTTTCTGAAAAATCAAGAAGATCTCCTATTAAAACGACATCTTCAACATTAATATCTGAATAAGGAACGACAATATAGTTTGAAGCATCTTTATTCTCAGCTGAAACATCAAAAATTTTAACCTTATCCTTGCATACACTTGCAAGTGATTCAATATAATTTCCTTTTTCATCTTTAGTTTGCAAACCATGTTCGTTATGCATATCAAAGATAAGCAAACTTGAGATATTTTTCTTTATAAGACCTGAAAAAATTATACGCGCAAGAAAAGATTTACCAGAACCTGTTATACCAAAAAGCCCTGTATTACGCATGGCAACTTTTTCTAAATCGATGAACATCTTTGATTGTGATGTAAGTGGTGTTCCAATGTAAAAAGAAGTTTCTTTTTTAGAGATCTTCTGAAAATCCTCATCTTTGGCAAACCGAGCTGTTGAAAAATGGGCAGGAAGTGTTTTTATAGATTTAGAATACGAAGTTTCAGAACTTTTATCAAACATTAAAAAAGGGAAAACACTTATTTCAACATATACAAAAGAGGAAATGGCACTTTTTTCTAAAGTAGTTTTTGGCGGGTCAAAAAATACTTCATCAGTTGTGCTTTCAAGCCTTATATCTTCTATAAGACATAGAAAGTCAAAATTCTTACCTTCAACTACTACATAATCACCAATCCTTATGTTCTCTACATTTACTGATTTGTGTAAACGAAAAGTGAGACCTTCTAAAAACGAGCCAGAAACAATAAAACCAATTGCTTCTCTATCACTCATTTTCGATACCTCTTACAATCTCAATAAGCGATGCAAAATCTTTTACAAAGATATTCGATAACATATCCACTATCTTCTCTTTCAATTCACTCTTTTCTACATCGGAAGTTATTCCCAAAACGTTATTTAAAAAATTTACAATTGCCTTGTTTCTTTTAGGATACTTATGGATATCAATCAAAGAAAGCTCTCTTGCAAGAGGTGAGTCAAATAAAAGTGCTCTAAGCTTCTCTTCCTCTGTTTTGTATAGTAGTAGATTTAAGTAAATAGAATGTCTTAAACTATAAAAATTTTTCCCATCACTTTCAAAAAGAGGAAAGATAACTAACAAATGCCTAATGTATTCTGATAAATGTGGATAAGATTTTGTTAAATCTTCTTCGTTTAAACCAAAAGAACTAACACTCCCATAGGGGAATTCCTGCTCATAAAAAGACTGAAGCACAACAAAAAATGTATTAAAATTATTTTTAGTCTCAAGGATAGTTCCCACGGGTAAATCTATTTTAAAACCAGTTTCAGCAACAATAGTATCAATATCAACCTTTATTATTTCTGCTATATGTTTTTCCATACTTTTATATTATACTTAAAAAACAAATAGAGCTAAAGTAAAGGAGGTAAAAAATGATTATTAACGGAAAAGAGATTGCAAAAAAAATTATGCTTGAATTAAAAAATGAAACAGAAAGCCTTAAGCAAAGATTAATTACACCTTCACTTGCAGTAATTCAAGTTGGAGAAGAAAAGGCCTCGGAAAGTTATGCAAAAAACATCATCAAAGAAGGCGAAAACATTGGTATATATGTAGAATACCACAAATTCAAAAAAGAGATTTCAGAGGGAGAACTCTTATTTAACATAAAAAACCTGAATATGAGAAAAGACATACATGGGATACTTGTTGAATTTCCTCTTCCTGAAGGAATAGACAATAAAAAGGTGTTAGAAACAATACAACCAGAAAAAGATATTGACGGTTTTAACCCGGTTAATTTGGGAAGATTGTTAGAAGGAACTACTTTTTTTGCCCCTGCAACTGCACAGGCAGTTATTGCAGCAATCAAATCTATTGCAACAATTGAAGGGAAACACGCAGTAGTAGTTGGAAGAAGTAATATCGTTGGCAAACCTACGGCAATACTTCTTTTACAAGAAAATGCAACTGTAACAATATGCCATTCTCGCACTAAAAATCTTTCTCAAATTACTCAAATGGCTGACATCCTTGTTGTTTCAGTTGGCAAGCCAAAAATGATAGACAGAAATTATGTTAAAAGAGGAGCAATTGTTATCGATGTAGGTATTAATAAAATAAACGATAAAATTGTTGGTGATGTAGACTTTGATAGTGTGGTAGATGTTGCATCTTACATTACGCCTGTTCCAGGTGGGATTGGAACACTCACAACACTCATGTTATTTAAGAACACAATAAAAGCCTGTAAAATACAAAATAAAATTCCATAGGAGGTTATGAATGAATGAGGGAGAAAAAAAATTAGAATGGGCATATTCCCATATGAAAATCCTTCAACATATTAACGAAGATTTTACAAAGCGTAAGCCTTTTAAAGGCATTAACATTGCGCTTTCAATTCACCTTGAGGCAAAAACAGCAAATCTTGCAATTGTGCTAAAAAACGCCGGTGCAAATATATATGTTTCAGGTTCAAATCCTCTTACCACCCAAAACGACGTTGTTGAAGCACTTAAAAAATTTGGTATCACTGTGTTTGCTTGGTACAATGAGACAGATGAAGAACATTTAGAAAATATCAATAAAACACTTGATGTAAAACCGCACATAGTAATTGACGACGGAGGAGACCTTGTTAATCTTTTACATACAAAAAGAAAAGAACTTCTAAAAAATGTAATTGGAGCTTGCGAAGAGACTACCACTGGCATAACAAGAGATAAAGCCTTAGAGAATGCAAAACTCCTTAAATTTCCAGTGGTAGCAGTAAACAACGGTAAATGTAAACATCTTTTTGACAATAGATATGGCACGGGACAATCCACATGGGATGGAATAATGAGAACAACAAATATGAATATAGCAGGTAAAAATGTGGTTGTTGCAGGTTTTGGTTGGGTTGGTAAAGGTGTTGCTATGCGGGCAAGAGGATTGGGAGCAAAGGTAATAATTACTGAGGTTGACCCTATCAAGGCAATAGAAGCGTATATGGATGGTTACGAAGTTATGGAAATGAAAGAGGCAGTTAAGATAGGTGACATTTTCGTTACAACAACAGGCAACACGAATGTTATTGATTCAAGACATTTTGAATACTTAAAAGATGGTGCAATTCTCTCAAATGCTGGTCATTTCAATGTTGAAGTTAAAATCGACGAACTTGAAAAGATAAAAGTATCAAAAAGAGAGGTAAGAAAAAATATCCTTGAGTACACTCTCCCAAACAAAAGAAGTATCTATGTTCTTGGGGAAGGCAGACTTGTAAATCTTGCCTGCGCCGATGGTCATCCAATTGAAATTATGGATCTGTCTTTCTCACTTCAGGCGTTATCTTCTGAATACTTACTTAAAAACAAGTTAGAAAATAAAGTATACGATGTGCCCGAGGAAATTGACCTCAAAGTTGCAAATGCTTTTCTTAAGGCAAATAATATCAAAATTGACAAATTAACAAAGAAACAGGTTGATTACCTTACAAAACCGCACTAAAGTTAAAAACAGTTTTAAAATAAAAATTTTAATAATATAAAAATAGGAGGTAAAATGTCTTTAATAGTTACAGTTTATGTCCCCTCAGGGATAGTAATGGCATCGGATAGTAGACAGACAGTATTCATTCAATTGCAAAATGCACCAAACACAAACCCAATTCCAATTGTAAGTTCAGATTATGTAAATAAAACATTCTTAATAAGTAAAAATAACATTGGCGTTTCAACCTTTGGAGAAACATTCTTAGGTGGCATTCCTATGGACTTCTACATACAGAAATTTGAAGAAGAGATTCTACAAATAGACGATAATGTTGAAAGTGTTGCTGATAAATTGTTAGATTTCTTTAAAAGGTCTTTTCCTAACACAGATACCTCTTTTCATATTGCAGGATACACAAAAGAGGGAAAAAGTAGTGTTCCTTATGTATACCATATAAACATAAAAAGAAACGAGAAAATTAGACTGAACTTCAATTTTGAAACAAAAAAAATAGTTTATGGTGCAAGCTGGGGTGGCGAAGGAGATATTCTTAACGAAGTCCTAAACCCTGTTTATTTAAAAGATCCTTTTGGAAATTACAAACAAATACCAAAAGCCCCAATTCCCTGGGATGCCATGCCTCTACAGGATGCAATTGATTTTGCAGTGTTTGCCATAAGGACTACCATTGATACAATGAGGTTCCAGGCAAGACCTAAAACGGTTGGAGGACCTATCGATGTGCTTTTGATAACAAAAGAGGGAGGACAATTTATACGAAAAAAAGAAATTAAATAAGATTATGATGAAATTAACAATTTTTGTAATTTTTGCTCTACTCATTTATGGCGTGTTTATAGAGAGAAATCAATTAGCAATAACAAGGTTGAATTTTAGCAAAGAAAATTCAATTAAATTTGTTCAGATTTCAGACTTACATTTCACAAGAGAAGGTAAAAGGGAGAAAAAAATTCTTAAAATTATTTCAAATGAACACCCAGATCTTGTATTCATTACCGGCGATGTGGTAAATTTCCGAAAAAAATTTGAGGCAAAAAAGTTTTTTAAAAAAATCTCGGCCTTAGGTATAAAAACATACTTCGTTTTAGGCAATTGGGATTACAAAGTAAAAGATGTAGTTTCTCTCAAAAAGGAAATTGAAAGTGCTGGTATCAAAGTCTTGGAAAATGAAACAGCTGAATTTACAAAAAATGGCTTAAAGATAAATATCATCGGGTTAGGAGACCCTTTTACAAACCACGACAGATTTGAAGAAGCAGTAAACTCTATTAACAACAAAAATTTTTCAATTCTTTTGAGTCATACACCAGACATATTCTACAAAGCAAAAGAAAAAGGAATAGACCTAATTCTTTCTGGGCATCTTCACGGAGGACAAGTATGTTTGCCTTTTTGCAAATTTGCTATCTACACCCCTTCTAAGTATGGAACAAAGTTTTTAAGAGGGATCTTTAAAGAAGGCAACACAATAATGTATGTTAATAGAGGTATAGGAGAAAGCCATTTTCCTATTAGAATATTTTCGAAACCCGAAATCTTAATAGGAACCATATAAAAGGAGGACGTTATGAAAGAAATAAAAAAAGTTGTTATCCCTGTAGGTGGCTTTGGCACGAGATTGCTTCCGATAACAAAATCTCAACCCAAGGAAATGCTTCCAATCGTTGATAAACCAGCCGTTCAATATGTAGTAGAAGAAGCTTTAAATTCTGGTATTAAGAATGTTTTACTTGTAACAGGACGAGGAAAAAGGGCAATTGAAGATTACTTTGATTATGCAGTTGAACTTGAACGTGAACTTGAGGAAAAAGGTAAAACTGATCTTCTTGAATTAATAAGAGGCACAAGTGAAATTGCAAGAATTTTTTATGTAAGACAAAAGTTAGCAAGAGGCTTAGGAGATGCAATTTACTATGCAAACGGGTTTATTAACGATGAATATTTTGGTGTTCTTCTCCCTGATGATATAATTGATGCTCCCGTCCCCTGTCTTAAACAGATGATTGAAATTCATCAAAAATACCAAAGTAATGTAATTGCAGTAATGAAAGTGCCATTCTCTGAAGTTAAAGCGTATGGAATAATTAATGGCAAAAAAATAGGCGATAGCATCTACGATATTGTAGATCTTATTGAAAAACCTAATGAAATGGAAGCACCGTCTAATCTTGCAATTGTTGGAAGATATATCCTCAATTCAACAATTTTTGAAGCAATAGAAAAGACAGAGCCAGGCAAAAACGGAGAGATACAGTTAACCGATGCAATTAAAAAATTACTCTACAAGGAGCGCTTTATTGCATACGAATTCAATGGAGTAAGATACGATGTAGGAGAAAAATCTGGCTTAATAAAAGCAAATATTGCGTTTGCCTTAAAAAGGGATGATCTAAAGGAAGAAATTAGAAAATATCTGGAGGATTTATTTAGAATTAACTAAAGAGCCCTCTATATGATCTTCAAAAACTGCTTCAATTTTAACAAGGGCAATTTTGTTTAATTTCGCTTCTTGAGGAAATGAGACTTTTATGTAGTGTGGCGAAAAACCCCAGTAGAAACTGTCTTTTACTTCTTCAACCAAAACAGGAACAACTTTATTAACGAATCTTTTTTTGTAATCAATGGAAATTTCATTTGCAAACTCTATAACCCTCTTGCTTCTTGTTGATTTTACAGATTCTAAAATATTTTCCTTGAAGTAAAAAGCAGGTGTAAATGGCCTTTTAGAATATCTAAATACATGGACTTTTGAAAATTGGACTCTTTTAATCAAAGTTAAGGTATTAAAAAATGCAGTTTCAGTTTCAAAAGGAAAACCAACGATCACATCGGTTGAGATAGAAAAATCAGGGTCGATATTTCTTAACTTTTCAACTATTCTTAGGTAATCTTCTCTTGTATAGCCCCTATTCATTTGCTTTAAGACTTCATTATCGCCAGATTGAAGCGAGATGTGTAAATGTGGTTGTAAAACATAGGGTTCAATAAACTCGCTTATAAGCTCATCTGTAACATATTTTGGATGTATTGAAGAGATCCTTAAGCGACTCAATCCTTCAATTCTCTTAAGTTTATTTACAAGTTTTGCAAGGCTTGTGCCTGTATCTTTCCCATATTTTCCAATTTCTGTCCCTGTCAAAACAACCTCTTTATAGCCCCGATCAACAAGGCCTCTTACTTCATCGACAATATTTTTTTCATCCTTGCTTCTTATCTTATAACCTCTCACTACAGGCACAATACAGTAAGTGCAGAAATTATCACAACCTTCTTCAATTTTCACAAAGGCTCTTGCCCTTTCAAAAAAGTTTTCTATTCTTTCAAAATCTACTGCTTCCTCTACCCCTGTTTCTATAAAGGAAGAAATTTTTTTTCTTGCACCTCTGTATAATACCACTCTTTTATCTTTATACTCCTTATGCAAATTTGTAAAACAACCAGTTAAAACTACAAGCGCATTGGGATTTTTTGCTAAAGCTTCGTTAACAGCCTTCCTTGTTTCTCTTTCTGCCTTCTCAGTTACAACACAAGAATTGATAATATAGACATTCGCAAATTCTTTAAAATTGGTTTCAACATAGCCTTTTTCTAACAAAGACTCACGCATTAGTTCTGATTCATATTGATTTGTTTTGCAACCTAAGGTAAAAATTGAGAATATCATCCTAATAGCTTTTCCGCCATCTTTTCTAATTTATTTGCAATTTCTTCAAGGACCAAAATACCCCTTACATAATTCATACGAATTGGACCAAGAAGTCCAAGAGTGCCTTCAAGTTCTTTTATGGTGTATTTAACGGTAATTAAACTGTAATCCCATAATTCTGGGATTTTATTTTCATCACCAATGATAATCTGCAACTTTTCGCCTTGCTCTAACTCAACAAGGACTTTGTTGATGGTTTCTTTTCTTTCAAGCATATTAAATAGGAATTTCAAACGCTCTTCTGCAATTTCAATTTGGGTTGTCAATAAATTTGAGATGCCCCTAATAAAAATTTCCTGTGTTTTTCTCTTATATTGTTCTTCCTTTAATTTCCCATAAAACTTGAATACAACTACTACTAAATCTCTATTTAACTCATCACTAAAAAAGTTTTTCTCAACAATTATTTTAGAAGCTTCCAAAATAGCTAAATTTTTTAACTTTTCGTTTAGAAAATTCTCCAAATAGATAACCTGCTCCATTGTAAGATTGCTTTTTAAAAGAGGAATTGCTTCGGTTGTTTGAATTGTTGAAACAATAACTGTGTATAAAAACTCAGAAGCTATGAAAAAATGTATATATCTTAATTTATCTTCTTCAATACAGGGTGAAACAACAAGAGAAATTTCGTTTGTATAATTTGAAATAAGATCAGAAATTTGTGCAAGCATTTCTCTTAAATTACTAAAAGTATCTATCTCGGGGATCTCAATATTAGAGGGTTTAATATGTTTCCTCTCTTTTAGGGCTTCCTCAACGTAGAATCTAAAACCTTTACTTGTGGGGATTCTCCCAGAAGAAATATGCTGTTGGGTAAGATATCCCAAATCTGATAATTCTGCCATGTAGTTTCTCACCGTTGCGGAAGAAATAGGAAAACTTACCCCTTTTGCAACCTTTTCGGAAGAAACAGGCTCCCCTGTCTCAATATATTCTTTGACAACTTCTTTTAAAACTTCCAATCTCTTTTTATCAAGTTCCATACAATGCAATTATACCATATTTTGCCTACTTTTGTGTTTTGAGTATAATGCTAAATATAGTAGATAATGAAAGGTGGGTTAAAGATGATTAGAAAACTAATTGAAGAGCCACATTCAGAAGAAAGAAAGTCCAATTTTAATATCACCATCAAAGATTTAAAAGAGTTTGTCTCTGTCCCCTTTTTTATCTCTTGGTATAGCAGTAAAGAATCAAATAAAGTTTTTCCTTTAATTCTTCAAGAACTTCAAGATCTAAACCCCGATAGAATTAAATTAAAAAAGATTCTCCCAGGATACAACCCATTCTTCATGCATTTAGATTACCTACAATATTATGTATACGAAAAAGATGGACAACCTTTAGGTAGAATTGCTGCATTAATAGATAGAAATTACATAGAAAAGAAATTTAAAGGGAAAATTGGCATTATAGGTCTTTTTGAAGCAGAAACAAAAGATGTTGGATACGAACTCCTTGAAAGAGCAATAAATGACTTGAAAAATGAAGGCTGTTCAAAGATTATTGGGCCTATGAGATTTAATGCTTCAGGAGAAGCAGGATTACTCATTGATGGTTTTGATAAAAAACCAATGCCAATGGAACCTTACAACCCACCCTACTACAAAGAAATATTTGATGCTTTCGGTGAAAAAGAAAATGATTGGTTCTCTTTCTTTATCTCCCAAGAAAAAGCCTATAAGTATGTAGAAAGGATAACAAACGTTTTTGAAAACGGCTCAAAAATAGAAATGAAATTGAAACAAAATGGAATTGTAATAAGAAATGCAAGTCTTAAGGATTATAAAAATGAAATTGATAAAATAAGGGCAATCTATAATATTGCTTGGGATTCAATAGAACACCCACAGTTTGAAAAATTTACAGAAGAAGAATTTAACTACATTGCTTCATCATTAAAGCAAGTTGCAATTGAAGATTTAATCTATATTGTAGAAGAAGATTCAAAGCCAATTGGCATGTCTGTTACTATTCCTAACATAAATGAAGTAATTTTTGAATTAGATAGGAGTATTTTTAAAAGTTATAAGCCAACAAAGAACGCTTTTTCTATAAAAGACACGTATAGAGATTTAATCATATTTAGAGAAATAAAAAGGAGAGTGAATAAAAAACAATTTGAAAGCGCAAGAATATTTATCCTTGGCGTTCTGAAAAAAAGGTCGGGGTTAGATGCACTATTATATAAACGCACTTTTGATAATGGTATAAGATTAGGTATGACATACGCAAGTGCTTCTCAAATTGCAGACT
This window of the Caldisericaceae bacterium genome carries:
- the lgt gene encoding prolipoprotein diacylglyceryl transferase; its protein translation is MFPVLIEIGKFQLRTYGVLVAIASIVGIFTALKYVVKKGVEEDAFLNVVIFTLIFGILGARVFWVFVSPYLSTYLKNPISILAFWEGGLSFEGMLLGGLLGLYIFARVYKIPFKTVLDSGALGVSIGYGIGKFACFFNGCCYGKPVPDWWPNFFPFSLIFTNPKSQCDLLNTPLYPAQLLNALSGLITFAILLLILRKNKNLHEGKLFVYFSLIFSPMLFLIEFIRYIPNNFLGLTPNQWFAIGFVIFGLLFDYFNRRQKLQTVQ
- a CDS encoding ATP-binding protein, which produces MSDREAIGFIVSGSFLEGLTFRLHKSVNVENIRIGDYVVVEGKNFDFLCLIEDIRLESTTDEVFFDPPKTTLEKSAISSFVYVEISVFPFLMFDKSSETSYSKSIKTLPAHFSTARFAKDEDFQKISKKETSFYIGTPLTSQSKMFIDLEKVAMRNTGLFGITGSGKSFLARIIFSGLIKKNISSLLIFDMHNEHGLQTKDEKGNYIESLASVCKDKVKIFDVSAENKDASNYIVVPYSDINVEDVVLIGDLLDFSEKSAETLEIVASKKVDEWFNFLLNDYSKKSEEEKKDISSSLGVDFSSLNALSRHLQKLRRLDFVHQSDETSSIESIIKNLKEGNSVVVQFSGKYRDDRLTYYFVSNILTRRIYNEFVKEEGSKKRVTIAVEEAHKFLSKQYQYNNVFGKIARELRKFNVTLFIIDQRPSEIDPEVLSQIGTRFVMELKDSKDIDAVFQGVGNEKRLSRVLSTLEQGQALVIGFAAEFPMSINVRKYDETFIKEIKATYVTKEKKAVDDIY
- a CDS encoding bifunctional 5,10-methylenetetrahydrofolate dehydrogenase/5,10-methenyltetrahydrofolate cyclohydrolase; the protein is MIINGKEIAKKIMLELKNETESLKQRLITPSLAVIQVGEEKASESYAKNIIKEGENIGIYVEYHKFKKEISEGELLFNIKNLNMRKDIHGILVEFPLPEGIDNKKVLETIQPEKDIDGFNPVNLGRLLEGTTFFAPATAQAVIAAIKSIATIEGKHAVVVGRSNIVGKPTAILLLQENATVTICHSRTKNLSQITQMADILVVSVGKPKMIDRNYVKRGAIVIDVGINKINDKIVGDVDFDSVVDVASYITPVPGGIGTLTTLMLFKNTIKACKIQNKIP
- a CDS encoding adenosylhomocysteinase; this encodes MNEGEKKLEWAYSHMKILQHINEDFTKRKPFKGINIALSIHLEAKTANLAIVLKNAGANIYVSGSNPLTTQNDVVEALKKFGITVFAWYNETDEEHLENINKTLDVKPHIVIDDGGDLVNLLHTKRKELLKNVIGACEETTTGITRDKALENAKLLKFPVVAVNNGKCKHLFDNRYGTGQSTWDGIMRTTNMNIAGKNVVVAGFGWVGKGVAMRARGLGAKVIITEVDPIKAIEAYMDGYEVMEMKEAVKIGDIFVTTTGNTNVIDSRHFEYLKDGAILSNAGHFNVEVKIDELEKIKVSKREVRKNILEYTLPNKRSIYVLGEGRLVNLACADGHPIEIMDLSFSLQALSSEYLLKNKLENKVYDVPEEIDLKVANAFLKANNIKIDKLTKKQVDYLTKPH
- a CDS encoding metallophosphoesterase; this encodes MKLTIFVIFALLIYGVFIERNQLAITRLNFSKENSIKFVQISDLHFTREGKREKKILKIISNEHPDLVFITGDVVNFRKKFEAKKFFKKISALGIKTYFVLGNWDYKVKDVVSLKKEIESAGIKVLENETAEFTKNGLKINIIGLGDPFTNHDRFEEAVNSINNKNFSILLSHTPDIFYKAKEKGIDLILSGHLHGGQVCLPFCKFAIYTPSKYGTKFLRGIFKEGNTIMYVNRGIGESHFPIRIFSKPEILIGTI
- the galU gene encoding UTP--glucose-1-phosphate uridylyltransferase GalU; this encodes MKEIKKVVIPVGGFGTRLLPITKSQPKEMLPIVDKPAVQYVVEEALNSGIKNVLLVTGRGKRAIEDYFDYAVELERELEEKGKTDLLELIRGTSEIARIFYVRQKLARGLGDAIYYANGFINDEYFGVLLPDDIIDAPVPCLKQMIEIHQKYQSNVIAVMKVPFSEVKAYGIINGKKIGDSIYDIVDLIEKPNEMEAPSNLAIVGRYILNSTIFEAIEKTEPGKNGEIQLTDAIKKLLYKERFIAYEFNGVRYDVGEKSGLIKANIAFALKRDDLKEEIRKYLEDLFRIN
- the mtaB gene encoding tRNA (N(6)-L-threonylcarbamoyladenosine(37)-C(2))-methylthiotransferase MtaB, yielding MIFSIFTLGCKTNQYESELMRESLLEKGYVETNFKEFANVYIINSCVVTEKAERETRKAVNEALAKNPNALVVLTGCFTNLHKEYKDKRVVLYRGARKKISSFIETGVEEAVDFERIENFFERARAFVKIEEGCDNFCTYCIVPVVRGYKIRSKDEKNIVDEVRGLVDRGYKEVVLTGTEIGKYGKDTGTSLAKLVNKLKRIEGLSRLRISSIHPKYVTDELISEFIEPYVLQPHLHISLQSGDNEVLKQMNRGYTREDYLRIVEKLRNIDPDFSISTDVIVGFPFETETAFFNTLTLIKRVQFSKVHVFRYSKRPFTPAFYFKENILESVKSTRSKRVIEFANEISIDYKKRFVNKVVPVLVEEVKDSFYWGFSPHYIKVSFPQEAKLNKIALVKIEAVFEDHIEGSLVNSK
- the hrcA gene encoding heat-inducible transcriptional repressor HrcA, translated to MELDKKRLEVLKEVVKEYIETGEPVSSEKVAKGVSFPISSATVRNYMAELSDLGYLTQQHISSGRIPTSKGFRFYVEEALKERKHIKPSNIEIPEIDTFSNLREMLAQISDLISNYTNEISLVVSPCIEEDKLRYIHFFIASEFLYTVIVSTIQTTEAIPLLKSNLTMEQVIYLENFLNEKLKNLAILEASKIIVEKNFFSDELNRDLVVVVFKFYGKLKEEQYKRKTQEIFIRGISNLLTTQIEIAEERLKFLFNMLERKETINKVLVELEQGEKLQIIIGDENKIPELWDYSLITVKYTIKELEGTLGLLGPIRMNYVRGILVLEEIANKLEKMAEKLLG